In the genome of Longimicrobiales bacterium, the window GGCCCGATGCGCTGAACCGAGGTCCCAGCTTCGGTGCACCTTGCCCAGATGAGGTGAAACTCGCGGAATTCATCTGCGATGCGATGCCCTCGATCGAAAAGATCCGAATGGTCAACTCGGGGACTGAAGCCGTCATGAGCGCCCTTCGTGTAGCTCGTGCGTTCACGAAGCGACAGAAGATTGTGAAGTTCGCGGGTTGTTATCACGGGCATGCCGATCTGCTTCTGGTCGAGGCGGGCTCTGGTGTGGCTACCCTAGGTCTTCCCGACTCTCCTGGCGTACCTAGCGGTGCCGTCTCCGACACCCTCGTCGCGCGATACAACCACGCAGACTCGGTTCGGAGTATCCTCGAGAGCTTTCCTGGCGAGGTGGCCGCAGTCATCGTGGAGCCCGTGGCGGGGAATATGGGATTCGTGCTCCCGGAGGAAGGATTCTTAGAGTCTCTCCGAAACCTTACTACACAACACGGGGCACTGTTGGTTTTCGACGAAGTGATGACAGGGTTCCGGGTGGGCCTCGGCGGCGCTCAGGGTCGGTTCGGTATTGCACCGGATATGACGACACTGGGCAAGGTGATCGGGGGGGGGCTTCCTGTCGGTGCGTTTGGAGGTCGTGGCGACATCATGGATCTAGTCGCTCCATCCGGCCCGGTGTATCAGGCGGGCACCCTGAGCGGAAATCCACTCGCCATGAAGGCTGGACTGTCGACCCTAATGGCTATTTCCGAACCCGGGGTATGGGATAGGCTCGAAGAAACCGCGGCAGAGACCGCGGCCGTCCTCCGGGAGTCCGCCGCCCAGGCAGGGGTTCCGATTTCAGTGGCGAGCGCGGGAGCCATGTTCGGATACTTCCTTTCATCGGATCGCATATCAGACTGGGATTCCGCCGCAGAGCTGGATCGAGATCTATTCGCTCAATTTTTTCAAACCATGCTCGATGGTGGAATTTACCTTGCCCCCTCGCCTTTCGAGGCGGGATTCGTCTCGACGGTGCACGGCGACGCTGAACTGACATTACTCCGCACCGCCGCTGATCGGGCGTTTGGCAGTCTCTCGGGGAGGCCTTCAGTGTGATTCGGGCGGGCGGGATCATCCTCGTTGATCTCGATTAAGGTGGCAGGCACATCGACACCGCAAATACTAAGGAGTGCCAGACTGGGCATGAAACCTCACTCCGACTTCTAAAGGCACCCTCTCACAACTTTACGGGATACGGGTGACCGCAGGGCCGCCGACGTTCAAAGCGGACACGTGCAATCATCGCTCGCTCTTCGTGCCCGGGGAGGACCACCCATTCCCACCTATCGCCGCGTCCGGCTTTC includes:
- a CDS encoding glutamate-1-semialdehyde 2,1-aminomutase; this translates as PDALNRGPSFGAPCPDEVKLAEFICDAMPSIEKIRMVNSGTEAVMSALRVARAFTKRQKIVKFAGCYHGHADLLLVEAGSGVATLGLPDSPGVPSGAVSDTLVARYNHADSVRSILESFPGEVAAVIVEPVAGNMGFVLPEEGFLESLRNLTTQHGALLVFDEVMTGFRVGLGGAQGRFGIAPDMTTLGKVIGGGLPVGAFGGRGDIMDLVAPSGPVYQAGTLSGNPLAMKAGLSTLMAISEPGVWDRLEETAAETAAVLRESAAQAGVPISVASAGAMFGYFLSSDRISDWDSAAELDRDLFAQFFQTMLDGGIYLAPSPFEAGFVSTVHGDAELTLLRTAADRAFGSLSGRPSV